GCTCTGAATGCATCTGTACACACTGGTCTGATGACACGGCTGTCATTCTGTGGACCCAAGATCATCACCCACTTCTTCTGTGAGATACCCCCACTCCTCCTGCTTTCCTGTAGTCCCACATACATTAATAGTGTTATGACACTTGTGGCAGATGCCTTTTATGGAGGCATCAACTTCGTGCTAACACTGTTGTCCTATGGCTACATCATTGGCAGCATCCTGCGCATGCGTTCTGCTGAGGGCAAGAGGAAGGCCTTTTCTACCTGCTCATCCCACCTCATTGTGGTCTCTGTGTACTACTCATCTGTGTTCTGTGCctatgtcagccctgcttctagCTACAGCCCAGAAAGAAGCAAAGTTTCCTCAGTGCTGTACTCAGTCCTCAGCCCAACCCTCAACCCCCTCATCTATACACTGAGGAACAAGGATGTCAAGCTTGCCCTGGGCAGAATCTTACCCTCTTTCTCACATTAAGAGGAGATGTGTAGAATATCCTCCTGGACTGGGCTGTTCCTAGACATGCTTTCCTGAGAGCAGCTTCACGGAGCAAAGTGTACCCATCGCTGCTTCAGAAAACCTTTCTTTGATGCATGTACTGAGCAATTCCACTCACTGTAATTTCCAAAACAACAGAATTCTTAGAGGCAATGTAAATAGACACTCAAGCTTTATTTCCTGATAAATACAAaccatttcaaaaataataaaagtttatcTAAGTAGAGATTCCATGTTCCTGGATTAAAAGATTTCAATGAGTGACAATGGTGTATCATTAGACTGTGCCTTCCCGTAACCATCATAGGGCCTTGTTTTAGGACAAAGAATGTAAACCTAGAACTTAGAATGTAAACCTCACGAGGAGGGCTGAGGGGCCAGCTTGGCCACAGGGTCTCAGAAAGGACAAAGTTGAGTGACTTGGCTTCTCCATTTTACAGCTTCCTACTGAGCCGTGGAAGTCAAAGTTTAAGTTTCAAAAATGAAGTCACATATAGCACACAGCATACTTCTGAAAATGATGGCAATAGAAATTATGGGAAAAATTAATTATTCCCAACAAAAAGCTTTGGGGAAACTAGATGAATGTCTGCACACAAAGGGTAAAGTGAAAAAGCTTTGGGGGAAACTAGATGAATGTCTGCACACAAAGGGTAAAGTGGAAGCCTAGTCACACTATCAATTAGAAATACCATATACGTAGATGAAAACAATGGGGCTGAAACTTCTCTCATACAACCTGTTTTAATCATATTCTTTTCCCTCCCATAATTCCCAGatcctacctacctacttacctacctatcAAATAcccatctctctttctcaaacAAATGCAAAAACACAAAACTAATCCAAGtcagtaagaaaacaaaaaaaaaaaaggcagagagggagttCATTTTGCATTAACTAATTACTCCTGGCTAAACTTCTTAAAACACTCCAAGAACATtgaataggaaaagaaaaaaggaagaggaagaagttgATCGGTGGCCACTCCTAAGACACTAGTGGGACCTCAATGCAGTGGAGAAAGGGCAGTGTCTGCAGCAACTGCTGCTTAAAAGATGCTGTATCCTTTTCAGACTAAACAAATTCTTCatcaacttctttctttcttcttcctaaagGCTGCACCATGACAGGGCTTCTGATGCAAATTAGGCATATTGCAGTACTTGGCAGTTTATCCTTGTGACCAAAATaacttttcaaaacatttatTCTGTCTCGTGGTTTCAGAGGTTCCATGGACACTTGGCTCTTTGTTTTGGCCTACAATGAGGCAGGGCATATGTGATGGAAAAGCTTCCTCCCATCATGGCAGTCCAGAAAGCATAGAAGAGAAATGCCAGTgttcagctggctttctccttttccatTCAGCCCATGCTTTCTAGTCCCCAGTCCCTGGGGTGCAGCTGGTCACATGAACACTAATCATCCCCTTCAGTAAATTATTCTTGGGAACGCTCTCTCACCAGGAGACAGGTTAGTTTCTATTGTGGTGGGAACAGTGGAAGTGCTGGAAGAATAGATCTGAAGTGAGGCCATGCAGTTTGCCAGGCAGTATGAAGGGTTTGCTTTGATATCTGCGTTCTGGCTTCAGAGTCTGGGAGATAACATGCCGGTCCTTCTGCAGAGGACAGACTCCATGGACAGATCCAAGCATGATCTCTATGACAATGTGGCTCTTCCTCTACATAACAAAAAGGAGTTCTGAacattctctttattttctaCTCTCTTGACCCATAAGGTGAATAAAAGAGCAAGCTAGGGACATATCCTATGGAAATAGCTTTTGAATGTGAGTTGTCGTTGTGTGGCAAGTCCTTGAGCAAATTTTGTATGCATCAAGGACGTGACTTTTCATGGAGACAGAGTTGGCCATGCTTCAGCAAGCTGACATGTGGTGATGCTAGGAATGGAAATGAAATCAGCAAAGGGCTATGGAGGGTGTGAGAGTGCATCGAGGGGCTTTGCTTTGATGCAACTATTGGCCAAGAATTTAGAACATAGCGTTCAGATCCTGGAGCCAATTACAGACTCTCTAGAGACAGTGTGTTCACTCTCTGACAATGCATCTTGCCATCCACATGGCAGCAATAAGTCCTGTACCTCCATTTCATGAGCTTCATTCTTCCTAAGCCATCAGGCCAGGGCGAGGCACCTAGGACACAGGCCAAATCCAAGAAATAAGATTGGCCCTCCTCAGGGTCAAGGTTTGCTAGCAATCAGGGTGTCTCAAATGACTCAAATTCTGAGCCACAGCAATTAAGCTGGTTCTCAACCCAGACTCAGAAGAGCtttgcaaagaaacaaacaaagatctCAGGCTGACCCTGAAGCACTAAACTCTAATAGCTGTATGCCACGCTGACATGTGCTTGAACCACATGGGGCCACATAGAGCAGATCAGATGGCATTGCCAGCTAGAGTATGTGTACTAGCAATTAGCACAACCTGTAACCCGACTTGGGCAATCAGAGTACAGTGAACACTGAGTTCTTCTCTGGGTGTGAGCCATGAGTCTACAATTGGAACAAGGTTGAGCCTATTGTACTATCCACCGTGGCCTCATCGTCAGATACACAGTGTGACACAGTGTTCTCAGCCAAGGCCTGGATGAAAATGAGATTCAGGCTCCCAGTGAAAGTTCATCATCTACTTCCACCAGATCCTTCTCTATACTTTGTCCCAGAGATTAGAGGTATTAGGTGCATAATTAGGTGAAGTTTCTACCACCCTGTGATGCTCAGATCGCTATCCTGCTAGGATCCTGTAGGAAGAGAGATGTGACATGATTATGTTATGCTGGCTCTGCTCCTATTTACCAACCAGAAAATCAATGTCAATGGGATAAAGGTTCCATCACAACTGGCCGGCATGTGTGCACCTCTTCCTGAGATAACCCTTCACTCTGTGTGATTTCTTACCTTCCCAGCCACAGGGCCCTATCAACACTGTCTGTTTGTTCAGGCTTCCCCAAATTTCATGAAGACTGTCAATGGCCACTGCCCATGGTGTGTAGATGGTGTCCTGAACACCACTTGTCCAGATCCAGTAGCCAGTTTTAACAGAAGCTCAGATAACATTAGGAAATATTTAATTGACTTTTTTTTCAATCATGTTTTGttctatcctgggtctctgggctatctagcctCCAGTTTCTATCCCTCCAGGCAGTGTCAAGGGTGGCCTCTTTCTGTGGCATGGTTCTAAAGCtgaaccagtcattggttggccactctcacAATTTTTGTACCACCTTTACGTGTAGACAGGAACCTAATAtactcatcatcagagaggcttccagcaactgatggaagcaGATGAAGGGACCTCAGCCACACAACGGATGGAGCTCAGAGGATcctacagaagagggaaagaatggATTGTAGGAATCAGGAGGGAATCAGGACATCACAAGAAATcccacaaaatcaactaaccttggctcataggggctcacagaaactgaaccaacaatcagggagcctgcatcAGTCTGACCTAGGCTCTCTATATGTATGAtccagttgtgtagcttggtcttcctatagggctcCTATAggaagtgggagcaggggctgtctctgaccctttgcctgcttttgggagcCCTTCCCCCTTCTGTGTTAACTCATCTAGCTCTAATACAAGGGGAGGTGACTATTCTTACTGCCACTTGATATGCtgtatttggttgatatccctaggAAGCCTGCctgtttctgaagggaaatggaggaggcatGGATGGGGGTGGTAGATAGGGACTGAGAGGctaggagggaggagaaactgcattaaaaacataatatatgagacaataaaatcaaaaattaaaaaagaaactgagatAAATTTTAGTACACTTAGTAAAAGTATGTACCAAATCCTGCCTGGGATATTCAATTATAGAGTATTTGTTATGGATCTAAAATACAGGTTGAAATAGACATCCTATATTTTTCTTGCAATGGTAGCTGAGGCAATACCAAATGCCACTCTGTTTCCATGTCTTTGAGGTCAGTAGCAATTGGCAAACTCCCCATATCAAAATTCAGGTGTCTAAGAGGTGAATCACAATGCTATATGAACTTGAATATTCCCTTGACACCATCTCAACCCTCCTGGACACATATTCTCCAGAGTGTATAAGGAGATTGCTGCTTGTACTGTCTCTTTAGAGTGCTGAGAAAGACAAGAGATGGATATAGTAGAGTCATTCTTCCTTCTTGGGGAACTAAGGTGAGTTCTTTGCATGCTGCCCTTACTAAAGAAGGGGATGAGATAAACAGGTCCCCCAGATAGTCAGAGTAACAGTGACACACTACTTGTGACAGACAGCCTAGAGACAGGAGCTGCTACTGAGAGGTTTCTCTCTAAACCTCCTCTAGATCCTGTATCAGGGATCTGACTCCCAGCCACTCCTGAATCATGACTAATATGTATCCATTGTACCTTTTTGTATTTGTGAGTAAGGCACACAAACTCCACTGAGGCCTGGAATGCTTCAATTCCCAAACGATGGAAAAGTCACAAGTATGAACTTATCTATATGAATACAGGCTTGGGTCTGGACATATAGTAGGTAGCAGGCAGaaatcagatagatagatagatagatagatagatagatagatagatagataacaaacCTATGACTTCCTCTGTGGACATCAGAAATATTTACAGATATATATCCATATTTTCTGACACAGGAGTCCCTAATGATCTAAAGTGTCCACTACTCTGGAAATACATCTGtgttgataaatagatagatagatagatagatagatagatagatagatagatagatagatagatactgatatagatacagatatagatatatagatatagatatacatacatatacatatatatactgaaAGCCAGCTTATAGCACAAAGCAAAATCCTGTCCCTCCCCCCAGATAATTACATCCTGTACTAAACATGTACAGACTTTCCTCTTATCATAATTTCCTTAAACTTCAATATGACAACAATTTTCATAGCATTAGGTATTACAAATAATAATTTGTCACTATGTCAACCTTAGATCCCCTCTACCCACAGAAGATGGCCCGTAGGGATTCTGCCTAGGGCCATAGGAAGCAGGATAAAGAATGAGCCCTTTCTGGTTTAGTTGCTTATCTCAAgactgttttgttcttttttttctttcttggtgaAATTTTATGTTTTGCCATTTCAGTTTCCCAAGTTTCTCCATCCAACTGGTTTTGCTACTTAATGAGCAGAGACTTTCTGGAATGATTATCTTAAGTGCACCTGCAGCTAACCTACAACTGCTCTACATAGAAGACTTGCCCAGGAGAACTGCTGTTTGGTGGTGAAATGTTTGGTTCTAGGAAACACTCTGCTCTCCCAATGGCCCTCCAGAACCAGGAAATTTTCTAGTTGAATTCCTAAGTGACAGTCTTCAATATGCTGCAGATGTTCAGATGCTGGGAGAGAAGCCAGCGGGGACTAAGGTCCCTCAGGCTCTCACTACACAATCGAGTCTGAAAGGCTTCTGTCTTGTGCCTCAGAGATTAAAGATATAGGTAGTAagcattttgatttctttaaaaacccagttagGATCTTATATCCCAcctctctcagagaccagtccacgcAGGAGAGCACacggactgcagaagcaacagagctttttggacaaggtcccttcaggcctccatcctcagccaggaggcaaagctgagctccagacctctgtgcacctgccctgcaagaggagagcttacctaaAGAGAGTGCGCTAACCActaggactcaggagagagttggactcccaggactgctgacagagactaacagattgacaggaggaacaagctccacccagagacagctagaacatctaacaccagagattactagatggcgaaaggcaaatgtaagaatgttactaacagaaaccaagaccactcagcatcatcagaacccagtactcccatcACAGGGAGTccaggataccccaacacacccaaaaagcaagattcagatttaaaatcctatctcatgatgctggtagaggattttaagaagggcattaataactcacttaaagaaatacagaacacagctaaaaaggtagaagtccttaaagaggaaacacaaaaaatcccttaaagaattacaggaaaacacaagcaaataggtgatggaattgaacaaaaccatccaagatctaaaaagggaagtagaaacaataaaaaaaaaaaaacccaaagggagaaaactctagcgatagaaaccctaggaaagaaatcaggaaccatagatgcaagcatcagcaacagaatacaagagatggaagagagaatctcagatgcagaagattccatacagaacatggacacaacaatcaaagaaaattcaaaatgcaaaaagatactaactcaaaatatccagtaaacccaggacacaatgagaagaccaaacctaaggataatatgtatagatgagaataaagattttcaacttaaagggccagtaaatatggccaacaaaataatagaagaaaacttccctaacctaaagaaagagatgcccatgaacatacaagaagcctacagaactccaaatagactggaccagaaaagaaatttctccacacacataataatcagaacaagaaatgcactaagtaaagatagaatattaaaagcagtaagggaaaaaggtcaagtaacatataaaggaagacctattagaattacaacaaacttctcaccagagactataaaagccagaagatccttgacagaggttatacagaccctaagagaacacaaatgccaacccaggctactatacccagcaaaactctcaattaccatagattgagaaacaaaagtattccatgaaaaaaaaaaccaaataaatacacaatctttccatgaatccagcacttcaaaggataataaaggaaaaattccaacacaaagagggaaattacaccctagaaaaggcaagaaagtaatctttcaacaaacctaaaagaagacagctgcaagaacagaatcccaactctaacaacaaaagtaacaggaagcaacaattacttttcctttaatatctcttaatatcagtggtcTCAATACCCAagtcaaaagacatagactaacagactggctacataaacaggacccaacattttgctgtatacaaaATGTCTTTgtcccacctcagggacaaagacagacactacctcagaataaacggctggaaaacacttttccaagcaaatggtccgaagagacaagctggagtagccattctaatatcggataaaatcgacttccaacctaaagttatcaaaaaagacaaggaggggcacttcatactcatcaaaggtaaaatcttccaagaagaactctcaattcttaatatctatgctccaattgcaagggcagccacattcattaatgaaactatagtaaacctcaaagcacatattgtaccttacacagtaatagtgggagatttcaacaccccactctcatcaatagacagaagttatgaaacaagtagatttgacagatatctacagaacattttatcctaaaacaaaagtatataccttattctcagcacctcatggtaccttctccaaaattgaccataaaattggtcacaaaacaggcctcaacagatacaaaaattttgaaattatcccatgcatcctatcagatcaccacagactaaggctgacattcaataacaacataaattattattaaagccaacattcacttagaatctgaacaacactctactcaatggtcaaggaagaaataaagaagaaattaaggacttttcagaatttaatgaaaatgaagaaacaacatacccaaacttatgagacacaatgaaagcagtcttaagaggaaaactgagagctctgagtgccgccaaaaagaaactagagagagcacacactagcaacttgacagcacacctaaaagctctagaacaaaaggaagcaaattcaccaaagaggagtagaaaccaggaaataatcaaactcagggctgaaatcaaccaagtagaaacaaaaggaactatacaaagaatgaaccaaaccaagagctggtttttttgtttgtttgtttgtttgtttttggagaaaatcaacaagatggataaatccttagccagactgacgagagggcacagggacagtatcctaattaacgaaatcagaaatgaaaagggagacataacaacaaagcaggaggaaatccaaaacatatcagatcctactacaaaagactatactcaacaaaactggagaacctgggtgaaatggacaatttcctagactgataccaggtaccaaagttaaatcaggatcagattaacgatctaaacagtcccatatcccctaaagaaatagaaacagtcattaatagtctcccaaccaaaaaacccaggaaggaacagatgggtttagtacagagttctatcagaccttcaaagaagacctaat
This Mus musculus strain C57BL/6J chromosome 7, GRCm38.p6 C57BL/6J DNA region includes the following protein-coding sequences:
- the Olfr541 gene encoding olfactory receptor 541 translates to MMMLRLNQTEVTEFVLEGFSEHPDLRLFLIGCFLSLYMMALMGNIVIIALVTSSTGLHSPMYFFLCNLATMDIVCTSSVIPKALVGLVSGENTISFKGCMAQLFFLVWSASSELLLLTVMAYDRYVAICFPLHYSSRMSPQLCGALAVGVWSICALNASVHTGLMTRLSFCGPKIITHFFCEIPPLLLLSCSPTYINSVMTLVADAFYGGINFVLTLLSYGYIIGSILRMRSAEGKRKAFSTCSSHLIVVSVYYSSVFCAYVSPASSYSPERSKVSSVLYSVLSPTLNPLIYTLRNKDVKLALGRILPSFSH